One genomic window of Punica granatum isolate Tunisia-2019 chromosome 1, ASM765513v2, whole genome shotgun sequence includes the following:
- the LOC116197031 gene encoding serine carboxypeptidase 1-like, which produces MKLLSLACCIAFSLVLCVTAVRAAPAGSLITNLPGFEGRLPSQHHAGYVSINGKPTGKKNLFYYFVASQRNPSKDPVVLWLNGGPGCSSFDGFVYEHGPFNFQARQSKESLPKLQLNPYSWSKVSNMLYLDSPCGVGLSYSDNPKNYATGDFQTAADTHTFLLEWFELYPEFLSNPFYISGESYAGVYVPTLASTVAKGIKDGQEPVINFKGYLVGNGVADDFYDGNALVPFAFGMGLISSNIFEDCQKTCKGNYGNPTSKSCSENLNKVYEALSGLNPYDILEPCYQYTSAVKENKSESMSSSFMTQKRFTRISGRRWFVRALGRDGRVPLTSQAEATVHVPCINDDVATAWLNDESVRKAIHAAPTSVAGPWMICSDRVDYSGDVDSLIPYHKNLTSQGYRALIYSGDHDRVIPFTGTQAWTRSLGYKIVEQWRSWLSNKQVAGYLQAYDKNLTFLTIKGAGHMVPQYKPMEALDFYSRWLDGKPI; this is translated from the exons ATGAAGCTTCTAAGCCTCGCAtgctgcatagccttttcccTAGTTTTGTGTGTCACAGCTGTCAGAGCAGCCCCTGCCGGCTCTCTGATCACAAACCTACCGGGATTCGAGGGCAGACTCCCCTCTCAGCATCACGCAGG GTATGTCTCTATCAATGGGAAGCCGACAGGGAAGAAGAACCTGTTCTACTACTTTGTTGCTTCGCAGAGAAACCCGTCCAAGGACCCAGTAGTTCTGTGGCTTAATGGGGGCCCCGGATGTTCTAGCTTCGATGGATTTGTCTACGAACATG GGCCATTTAATTTTCAAGCACGACAATCAAAAGAGAGCTTACCTAAGTTGCAGCTCAATCCTTACAGCTGGTCCAAG GTTTCAAACATGTTATATTTGGATTCGCCTTGTGGAGTTGGTTTATCTTACTCCGACAATCCAAAGAATTATGCGACCGGAGACTTCCAAACTGCTGCCGACACGCATACTTTTCTGTTGGAG TGGTTTGAGTTGTACCCCGAGTTCCTATCCAACCCCTTCTACATTTCTGGAGAGTCTTATGCTGGAGTTTACGTGCCGACTCTTGCTTCTACTGTAGCTAAAG GTATAAAAGATGGTCAAGAGCCAGTTATTAATTTCAAG GGTTACTTAGTGGGAAATGGGGTGGCAGATGATTTTTATGATGGCAACGCTCTCGTCCCGTTTGCTTTTGGTATGGGACTGATCTCAAGCAACATCTTCGAG GATTGTCAGAAGACATGTAAAGGAAACTACGGTAACCCCACAAGCAAAAGCTGCTCTGAGAACCTCAATAAAGTTTACGAG GCTCTGTCTGGTCTCAACCCATATGATATTCTCGAGCCTTGCTATCAATACACCAGCGCagtaaaagaaaacaaaagtgaGAGCATGTCTTCAAGCTTCATGACTCAAAAGCGTTTCACAAGAATCTCTGGCCGCAGATGGTTTGTTCGTGCATTAGGACGGGATGGTAGAGTTCCTTTAACTTCTCAAGCAGAGGCTACAGTTCATGTTCCCTGCATA AATGATGACGTGGCAACTGCATGGCTGAATGATGAATCTGTTAGAAAGGCAATTCATGCAGCACCG ACAAGTGTGGCAGGTCCATGGATGATATGTTCGGACAGAGTCGATTATTCAGGTGATGTTGATAGTTTGATACCATATCACAAGAATCTAACTTCCCAGGGATACCGCGCTCTAATATACAG CGGAGATCATGATCGGGTTATCCCATTCACGGGAACTCAAGCATGGACTAGATCGCTGGGATACAAGATCGTCGAGCAATGGAGGTCTTGGTTATCGAACAAGCAAGTTGCCGG GTACTTGCAAGCATATGACAAGAACCTCACTTTCTTAACCATCAAG GGGGCAGGACATATGGTCCCCCAGTACAAACCGATGGAGGCGCTGGACTTCTATAGTCGTTGGTTAGATGGAAAGCCGATCTAA
- the LOC116215701 gene encoding serine carboxypeptidase-like 20: MKLVRFMWSVGLTLLLSVTTVTAAPKDSLITSVPGFTGSLPSQHYAGYVTIDGNPAGEKNLFYYFVASERDSSKDPVVLWLNGGPGCSSFDGFVYEHGPFNFQPGNSGGSFPILQLNPYSWSKVSNIIYLDSPCGVGLSYSDNPSNYVTGDIQTTSDTHAFLLKWFELYPEFQANPFYISGESYAGVYVPMLASEVIKAIEGNQQPSINFKGYLVGNGIADDVFDGNGLVPFAFGMGLISIDIFADCQATCQGKYYDPPNPTCEKNLRRVSQVLLGLNFYNILEPCYRYPSVAEGNQSSGGPSSFRQGRLTNTKHLTRMSSGRHFVRSSGRDGRVPLDSQLEPEFHVPCINDDLATAWLNDETVRKAIHAAPASVAGSWTICADRVDYTTEVDSMLPYHKNLTARGYRALIYSGDHDSVVPFTGTQAWTRSLGYKIVEQWRSWLSNEQVAGYLQAYDKNLTFLTIKGAGHMVPQYKPRESLDFFTRWLDGKPI, from the exons ATGAAGCTTGTAAGGTTCATGTGGAGCGTAGGACTGACCTTGCTCTTGAGTGTCACAACTGTCACAGCAGCTCCTAAGGATTCTCTTATCACAAGCGTACCGGGCTTTACTGGCAGTCTCCCCTCTCAGCATTATGCAGG GTACGTGACCATAGATGGGAATCCTGCAGGGGAGAAGAACCTATTTTACTACTTTGTGGCTTCGGAAAGAGATTCTTCCAAGGATCCCGTGGTGCTGTGGCTCAATGGTGGGCCTGGATGCTCCAGTTTTGATGGGTTCGTCTATGAACATG GACCATTCAATTTTCAACCAGGAAATTCAGGAGGGAGCTTTCCCATATTGCAGCTCAATCCTTACAGCTGGTCCAAG GTTTCAAACATCATTTACTTGGATTCACCCTGTGGGGTTGGATTATCTTACTCCGACAATCCTAGCAATTATGTGACTGGGGACATTCAAACTACCTCTGATACACACGCCTTCCTGCTCAAG TGGTTCGAGTTGTATCCCGAGTTCCAGGCCAATCCATTCTACATTTCAGGAGAGTCCTATGCTGGAGTTTATGTACCGATGCTTGCCTCAGAAGTGATAAAAG CTATAGAAGGCAACCAACAGCCCTCCATCAATTTTAAG GGCTACCTTGTGGGGAATGGGATAGCAGACGACGTCTTTGATGGCAATGGTCTTGTCCCATTTGCTTTTGGTATGGGATTAATCTCAATTGACATTTTTGCG GATTGTCAAGCAACATGCCAAGGGAAGTACTATGACCCGCCAAATCCAACTTGTGAAAAAAACCTCAGGAGAGTTAGTCAG GTTCTGCTAGGTCTGAACTTCTACAATATCCTCGAGCCTTGCTACCGATATCCAAGTGTAGCTGAAGGAAATCAAAGCTCTGGTGGCCCTTCAAGCTTCAGGCAAGGTAGGCTGACCAATACAAAGCATCTCACCAGAATGTCTAGTGGTAGACACTTTGTCCGTTCTTCGGGACGGGATGGAAGAGTTCCCTTAGACTCTCAGTTGGAACCTGAATTTCATGTTCCCTGCATT AACGATGACCTTGCCACTGCATGGCTGAATGATGAAACTGTTAGGAAAGCAATTCATGCAGCTCCG GCAAGTGTGGCAGGTTCATGGACGATATGTGCTGATCGGGTGGATTACACAACCGAGGTTGATAGTATGCTACCCTACCACAAGAATCTGACAGCCAGGGGATATCGTGCTCTAATCTACAG CGGAGATCACGATAGTGTTGTACCATTCACTGGAACCCAAGCATGGACTAGATCATTGGGATATAAGATCGTTGAGCAATGGAGATCGTGGTTGTCCAATGAGCAAGTTGCTGG GTACTTGCAAGCATACGACAAGAACCTCACATTCTTAACCATCAAG GGAGCAGGACATATGGTCCCCCAGTACAAGCCAAGGGAGTCCTTAGACTTCTTCACTCGTTGGCTAGACGGAAAACCAATCTAA
- the LOC116215709 gene encoding probable protein phosphatase 2C 33: MGSCLSSEGGSPVPGSPLSPARGVRKKRNMKRSGSMSSPLDYPKDEPLHRIPGRLFLNGSTEVASLFTQQGKKGTNQDAMIVWENFCSRKDTVFCGVFDGHGPYGHMVAKRVRDSLPLKLFSHWEAKKSKENVLKEISLNAATGINSEGTTSGPSTEQSRVCCELEETEKQQETFQTLKQSFLKAFRGMDRELRMFTNIDCFCSGTTAVTLVKQGDFLVTGNVGDSRAVLGTRDKDNYLNAVQLTVDLKPNLPGEAERIRKCKGRVFALQDEPEVARVWLPNNDSPGLAMARAFGDFCLKDFGLISVPEISCRRLTEKDEFVVLATDGIWDVLSNKEVVDIVASTSARSSAARALVQSAVRAWKYKYPTSKIDDCAVICLFLDSHNVSAASTTESREHVPSADQVDTGGGVDTCVPTDQVDTSQMDSEKDWSAVEGVSRVDTLLKLPRFVPGRGEKRAPEEARSQQRP, from the exons ATGGGGTCCTGCCTATCAAGTGAAGGCGGGAGCCCAGTCCCGGGTTCACCCCTGTCTCCAGCCCGGGGAGTCCGGAAGAAGAGAAACATGAAGAGGTCCGGGTCGATGAGTTCCCCCCTTGACTATCCAAAGGATGAACCTTTGCATAGGATTCCAGGGAGGTTGTTCCTAAATGGGTCGACTGAAGTGGCGTCCTTGTTCACCCAACAGGGCAAGAAAGGAACCAACCAGGACGCAATGATTGTTTGGGAG AACTTTTGCTCAAGGAAGGACACAGTCTTTTGTGGTGTCTTCGATGGACATGGTCCATATGGGCATATGGTAGCAAAGAGAGTTAGGGATTCACTTCCCCTTAAATTGTTTTCTCATTGGGAAGCGAAGAAAAGCAAGGAGAACGTTCTGAAAGAGATCAGCCTCAACGCTGCGACTGGCATCAACTCTGAAGGGACAACTTCTGGACCCTCCACTGAACAGTCAAGAGTGTGCTGTGAGCTTGAGGAGACTGAGAAGCAGCAAGAGACCTTTCAGACGCTGAAGCAGTCTTTTTTAAAGGCTTTTAGAGGCATGGACAGGGAACTGAGAATGTTTACAAATATCGATTGCTTCTGCAGTGGAACCACAGCAGTAACCTTGGTCAAGCAG GGCGATTTTCTTGTCACTGGAAATGTTGGGGACTCCAGAGCAGTCCTGGGAACACGAGACAAAGACAATTATCTTAATGCAGTTCAGTTAACTGTAGATCTCAAGCCTAACCTTCCAG GGGAAGCGGAGAGAATAAGGAAATGCAAGGGACGTGTTTTTGCTCTTCAAGATGAGCCGGAAGTTGCGCGTGTTTGGCTACCAAACAATGACTCACCTGGACTAGCAATGGCGCGGGCTTTTGGTGACTTCTGCCTCAAGGATTTTGGTCTTATTTCAGTGCCTGAGATATCGTGCCGACGTCTCACTGAAAAGGATGAATTTGTTGTTTTGGCTACTGATGGG ATATGGGATGTGCTATCAAACAAGGAAGTAGTGGACATTGTAGCTTCTACCTCAGCACGTTCCTCTGCAGCTAGAGCCCTTGTACAGTCAGCAGTTCGAGCTTGGAAGTACAAGTACCCAACCTCAAAAATTGATGACTGCGCTGTCATCTGCTTGTTCTTGGATTCCCACAATGTATCTGCTGCTTCAACTACTGAGTCTAGAGAGCATGTTCCTTCAGCAGATCAAGTTGACACAGGCGGTGGAGTAGATACCTGTGTTCCAACCGATCAGGTGGACACATCACAGATGGACTCAGAAAAGGATTGGTCCGCTGTTGAAGGAGTGTCCCGTGTGGATACGCTCTTGAAACTCCCGAGGTTTGTCCCGGGGAGAGGGGAGAAGAGGGCTCCTGAGGAAGCGAGGAGCCAGCAAAGACCATAA